A part of Aegilops tauschii subsp. strangulata cultivar AL8/78 chromosome 2, Aet v6.0, whole genome shotgun sequence genomic DNA contains:
- the LOC109747607 gene encoding uncharacterized protein, with protein sequence MMRHRARSSPSSPLTPSTSTRAKKIFGFSVSLILINLASIMERADENLLPAVYKEVSVAFNVGPADLGYLNFLMNFLKSIASPLAGILALHYDRPAVLAIGTVFWALSTGAVGVSQHFGQLAFWRAVNGLGLAIVIPALQSFIADSYKDGTRGAGFGLLSLIGAVGGIGGSVVATLMAGKDYWGLPGWRLAFIIVALLSLIIGILVYLYSTDPRRIPGTHLLDDDDYERLHLSSKDVLPPPSIWMDSWVATRSVMKVKTFQIIVLQGIIGSLPWTAIVFFTMWFELIGFDNRSSAALNSLFAIGCASGAFLGGVLADRLSRRYPDSARIMCAQFSAFMGIPFSWILLTAIPQSTDYWLAYAVTLFFMGITISWCATSANNPMFAEVVPPKHRTMIYAFDRAFEGSFASLAAPAVGLVTEKIYGYDAKTVNIANGSAEGAYALSRGLLTMMIVPFGVCVLFYSPLYLVFKRDRDNAKVASFKNQELT encoded by the exons AGCGAAGAAGATATTTGGTTTCTCCGTATCTCTCATCCTCATCAATCTGGCTTCTATTATGGAGCGTGCTGATGAGAATCTTCTCCCAGCAGTTTACAAGGAAGTCAGTGTAGCCTTCAACGTTGGTCCCGCCGATCTGGGATACCTTAATTTCCTAATGAACTTTCTTAAGTCGATAGCATCCCCCTTGGCAGGCATCCTTGCTCTTCACTATGATCGGCCAGCGGTGCTTGCAATAGGAACTGTCTTCTGGGCCTTATCAACAGGGGCTGTTGGTGTCAGCCAGCATTTTGGGCAGCTTGCATTCTGGAGAGCTGTGAACGGCCTTGGACTTGCCATTGTAATACCGGCGCTTCAGTCGTTCATAGCAGATAGCTACAAAGACGGTACGCGCGGCGCTGGGTTTGGTCTGTTAAGCCTCATCGGTGCGGTGGGGGGCATAGGTGGCAGTGTTGTGGCCACACTCATGGCTGGGAAGGACTACTGGGGGTTGCCTGGGTGGCGTCTTGCGTTTATTATAGTTGCACTTCTTAGCTTGATAATTGGCATTCTTGTGTACCTGTATTCCACTGATCCGAGAAGAATCCCTGGCACTCATCTTCTAGATGACGACGACTACGAGAG GTTACATCTGTCCAGCAAAGACGTTCTTCCTCCGCCCTCAATCTGGATGGATTCTTGGGTAGCAACGAGAAGTGTCATGAAAGTGAAGACATTTCAGATCATTGTGCTGCAGGGGATAATCGGCTCGTTGCCCTGGACGGCCATAGTTTTCTTCACCATGTGGTTCGAACTCATCG GTTTTGACAACAGGAGCTCCGCAGCATTGAACAGCCTATTCGCCATCGGGTGCGCCAGTGGAGCTTTCCTCGGCGGCGTGCTAGCGGACCGGCTGTCGCGGCGCTACCCCGATTCCGCGCGCATCATGTGCGCCCAGTTCAGCGCCTTCATGGGCATCCCGTTCTCGTGGATCCTCCTCACGGCCATCCCTCAGTCCACCGACTACTGGCTCGCCTACGCCGTCACGCTCTTCTTCATGGGCATCACCATCAGCTGGTGCGCCACCTCGGCGAACAACCCCATGTTCGCCGAGGTGGTCCCTCCCAAGCACCGCACCATGATCTACGCCTTCGACCGCGCCTTCGAGGGCTCGTTCGCTTCACTGGCCGCTCCTGCTGTTGGCTTGGTCACCGAGAAGATATACGGCTACGACGCCAAGACTGTGAACATCGCCAACGGATCGGCGGAAGGAGCGTATGCGTTGTCAAGGGGACTGCTCACCATGATGATCGTTCCTTTTGGAGTCTGTGTCCTGTTCTACAGCCCTTTGTACCTTGTGTTCAAGCGCGACAGAGACAATGCCAAGGTCGCCAGCTTCAAGAACCAGGAGCTAACCTGA